The region GAATAGAAATGGTATCAATCAGTGTGACGTGTTTGTTATCCTCAGATATTATACGGGTATATTCGAGtctaccttttttgttttgtttttgtcataatTTATTAAAAGATCTCCGGGTATTACATTGTCATACGGcagcagttttgttgttggtgattaTGTTTTCTCAGTAGTGTCTTCGAGTGTAACTGATTGGCAAAAAACACTTTAATTATCCGGTTGAACAGATACAGGTTGTTTGATTAAAAAATTGTGTATGCTTTCCcttttgtgtatctgtctatcaaaCAACGCGCCTTCCATAATGTGAAGAAAGGTATGAGCACCTCCTGCATACTTTTTCATGTAATTATTATTGATACTGTCATTACTGCAgctgcctttttgttgttgtatttgttaatatttgttgttgaaccccccaccccaaccccccacccgaccccaacacacacacacacacacacacacacacacagaaccgttcGTAAAAGCACACGAAAGCATACGTcgtgttgttttcatttattttattttgttttaattctttcctttttcttttccttttttttttttttggtggttaacGTTACGCCTTTGTTCACAGCACAGGTCTACGTTGGCATACAGCTAGTGCATCATAATAAACACAGCAATGTATTGTTAGGCTCCAAAATACAGCATTGTACAACTTAGCAGCTGATGCAAGCCATTGTGTTGCATACATACAAAAGTAATTACAGTACACTgacagcgagtgagagagagagagagagagagagagagagagagagagagagacagacagagacagcgaggggaaagagagaaagagagagggggtggggaggtagggggtgggtgggtgggggcagacagacagacatagattttgattaaaaaaaaattacatcattACAAGTGTGACTCCGTTCCAGCTTtcatcttttattatttttttttctcacaagtatcatttgatttcacacacactgataatcatTTTGTGAGGGgatatgtgtgtgaaaattgttGTGTATATGAACAAGTATGTTTGTATAAAAGcaatgtgtgtgaaacagaaatgcaactgcatttcattatcacactattactgtatgtatttatatacaaTGTACGTTTTTTCagctctgttttctctcttttcctttttttaaaattttttttaaatacattccATTTCAGATGGCTTGATATAAAATTGTTGTTTCTGAATCTCAAATTACCATCGTGAAATAAAATGTTGACTTTTTGACTCTGCTAGGAATGTATGTTctggtagttttttttgtttttgattaaaaaaaaaaaaaaaaaaaatcctcaaccTTCGCGCAGAAGTTAATTTACTGTGAAGCTTAATCATGgaacgattgaaaaaaaaaaaaaaaggaatcgcaCTTGATCAATAATCGGATGGGAGTGACATGTATGGAAGAGATACTGGCAATGTATCAACAAAATCACCAAGTAATATCACAAGCGTCACAGaaacaaattaacaacaacatAAAGTTAAGGCAAGATAAACAGTGCTCCACCCAGTCACAGTGGACTCCAGCATTAAATAATTCATTTCAGTGAGTTCTaaaaacaagatatatatatatatatatatatatatatatatcgtgtgtgtgtgtgtgtgtgtgtgtgtgtgtgtgtgtgtgtgcgtacacacataaTATGATCCTGACAACAATTAAGAACAAAGCCGGCGACAATAAAATAAGTTTATACAAATATCGTCAACAATTTCATACatcaaaacaaagataaaaacaacaataatggccattaatgataacaacaataaccacaaaaaTGCTGCACCAACACAAAAAATATTGCCTTACAAGTAAGCAAGTCACCATTCACAGTAAGAAAAATCATCTCACTGCATATGAGGAAAAGTACACACACGAGTATTACCGTACTTCTATTCGCGCTGTCGAAAAGGTTGTCTCCCTTCGACTAAACCTGAGGCCAATCTGTGTGTACGGAGAAGGAGAGCATCTGTGGAGACACGCTTCGGGGACAGATTGCTCGACTTTATGACGTCATAAATTATGACGTTTTTTTCGCCAAAACTTAACAACTCCGTATGACTTCTGACACACGTTGTCACCAGAGTTGCGACAAACTGCAGACAGAATATAGTGGGGCAAGCTTCTTGAAGTTGTGAACAATGATTTACTTAATTAGAAACAACAGTTTTGAATAGTTGTTTGTAATGGTATATACTACAGCTTAATGTCCAGAGAATCCCACTTCGAAAAGAAGCAATCATTTACGTTATGATGTGACGTTTAAGACCCCATATTCCCAGGCCTTTGGAACACCACGCCAGACCATTACAGTAATGAGTTTGCACAAGATCTATTCAAAGCTACGGAAGATAGCATTCAATTTGAGGAATCTTTTCCACGTTACATGCGGTAAACTATGAGCGGAGTATCAGTTATTGACCCAAAATGGCACAGAAGTAGGCCCAGTTAACTATGTCAAACTTAGCTAAGTCAAGCAATGCTAACGGTATTGAGTTTATATCGTCATGATCACTGAATCGCAGCTGAATAATAACAGTGTTTTAACAAAAGAACACTTACAGTTGCTCTCAGTTTAGTGCTTCATGCTAGACTGTGAAACCTGAATGTTCTGAAAACCAAAGAATTTTGAGTAAATGGCTGTTCAAACGATAACTTATTCCTTAATTCACTGTTTattaaaaaacatatatatatatcgggcaTTTGCAGTCATTGTATGCATCCCCTTTGCATTTTTTGATAATACTGAGACATTTAAAATCAAAACTGAACAATTGTTTCGAACAAGATGTCCCTTCTCTTTTCCAGTGTTAGACACAGTGACAAATTGTGAGTAAAAAAATGCCAGTTTCATTTTCAAtcgtttcaaaaaacaaaaaaactacttttACAATATCACATGCTTCAAAGTTTTCTTTCAAAAGAAAAATTAAAGCTTGTTTTTGAAAAGAGATCATCTGCATATTCAACTATTTGAAACAGTtatctgtatatacatacatacatacatacatacatacatacatacatacatacatatatatatatatatatatatatatatatatatatatatcagcgatTATGTGCATTAAACAAATAATGGCTTTTGACAAGATCATTATTTTGAATTAATATCTGAAAGTTCATCAAAGGAAAAGAGACATTGTAAATAAAACGAACAGGTACTGTGTATACATCAAGTACCTGTCCATTTTCCTCAAAATATCAGAATGATACATGGTTCATACGATGGTTAAAAAACCCCACCTCACCTGAACAAACACTGCAATAATTACAAACTTCCCAGAAGCAATGCAAAGACCATAGGATAGGTTGCGTAAGTGAGCGATCTTAACCTCGCCACGTTCATTCAGCGTAAAGAAGTTTCACAGGTCGGTGTTAATTCCATGGATTTTTAGGGAAATCCttgacgctaagcaaacttagccctGTTAAGATCGCCTTTTTATGCATCCTAGCCCTGGATTTCATCTTCATTTATGGTGGTGGTCAAATGAGTAACTCGCCTATAGCTTCGTCACAGTTCTGGAATGTCCTGTCTTTCCCGGACACGTGCCCCTTTTAGGGGGATGAGACCTTGGCCATGAGGTGACCTTGGCCTTCTTGCCACCGCTGCTGAGGCGGCTGGATGGTTTGGGGTTGTTCTTAATTAATATCAATGTCAGCAAACACTGTATTACCCGTTGTTTGACGTGTGGAGCATAATTATATTTCTAAATATTTCCACTAAGAAAACTGACGGCAGTTAGATTTTTCATTTTCACCGACGATAAATGCCAAGCTGTTAGAAAActggttttcattcattcattcattcattcgatctTTCCTTGTGTCTTTAAATCTGACGCCAGGTGACGCTTTATATGTAATATTTTCACTTTGATTGATGGTCAACATCgtcccccccaccatccttcccACCCCTTCCTTGTCAAATCCACAAGCATGTAAAataccctcccagccccccaccccccaccccccacacacagtgtcCAAAAGACATTGTTTCAATCCTCCTGTCCGTTCTCACTGTCGGAAGCAACACAACCTTACACACCGGCTTCTTTCGCACCAGGCTCTTTCTGAagtcttgttggttttttttttccagtttttagtagctcaaggaggcgtcactgcgttcggacaaatccatatacgctacaccacatctgccaagcagatgcccgaccagcagcgtaacccaacgcgcttagtcaggcctagagaaaaaaacaaaaaacaaaacaaaaacaaaacaaaacaaacaacccccccaaaaaaacaaaacaaaacaaaaacaaaaacaaaacacaacaacaacaacaactaccactactaataatatgtataaggcgcaaaaacttgatgaagtcagctaaaagcgtacataaataaataaataaataataattataatataaaaagtagtagtagtagtaatgataataatactactaaataaataaataaataaataaaaaagacaacaacgatgataaataagaagTCTTGGATGGTACAGAACGAAACGTCTGTCCACCATCGACACATGACAGATTCTTCTGATATGTCTGTCATACTTTTcaggacttttttgtttgtttgtttcttgtttttgttttctctccccaTCACCAACGTCAATTcgttaagggaaaaaaaaggctgcAATTCCAGTGTGACTTAACAatgtatataatcatatatatctaCTCCTCACTTTCTACATAaacccacattaaaaaaaaaaaaaaaaaatccgcagcCAGCAACgatacagacacatcacacacaaagacCGAACCTTCGGGCAAACGAGTCACTAGAAAGCGGCAACTTGCAAATTTcagaccacacaaacaaacaggtgACCTTCCCACAAAGAAAGCTACAATTGCCGTCTTATAGGACCCACAGCAGTGGAGACCCAGAATAATTAGGCTGGGGAAGAGAGCCCTTGTTTcgtttattgttttgttattgttcttcttgtgtgTGGTCCAATGTCCCCCTCGAGGAGAAAATATGtacaataaataaaagaaataaagaatttcTTTCAAAGGGGGTTTTGGTCAGGCACGACTGTCGGCTTTagcttcttcccttccttccaaaGAATACTTCAGGTCGCCGGGACAAGACAATAGGgttttcttgcttccttcctgAGAAGATTTCAGACCCAACAAAGACAccagccttccttccttctttccctctttccaccGGAGAGAAGACTCATTAAAGTTAGGACACGACAACAAcaggctttctttcttccttctttccttccttctttccacagAAGACATTAAAATAAAAGCTAGGACACGACAACAACaggctttcttccttctttccttccttctttccacagAAGAGAAGACATTAAAATAAAgctaggaaacaacaacaacaggctttctttcttccttctttccacagAAGAGAAGACATTAAAATAAAGTTAGGACACGGCAACAAcaggctttctttcttccttctttccttccttctttccacagAAGAGAAGACATTAAAATAAAGTTAGGACACGGCAACAATaggctttctttctcccttctttccttccttctttccacagAAGAGAAGACATTAAAATAAAGTTAGGACACGACAACAACaggctttcttccttctttccttccttctttccacagAAGAGAAGACATTAAAATAAAGTTAGGACACGGCAACGATaggctttcttccttctttccccgcttccgtccatccatccatcccttccaGGCAGTGCTTTTATAAGTCACCACAACAAGGGCtcaaccctctcccacccaccccccaccccaacaacctcACCCAACCCGGCAGCAACCCCTTCTCCCCCAAAAAACGAAAACACCATAGCTTTCCGCTAAccgccccccctaccccgcccccccgacatcacccccctccccagccttTCCCAATCCCAAAACTCCCagccccaccgccaccccctcgcccctccccacccccctccctgtcccgtGCCCTCACGACTGGAAGAGGATGTTGCCCAGGCTGCCGACCTGCTGCCGCACGTTGGCCTCGTGACGGGCGTTGAACTGGAAGGTGACGTTGAAGTCCTTCACCGCCGACTCGGCGGGCACCTGCACCTCCTGCCGCAGCACCTCGCGCGCCCCCTGGTGGCCCGTGAACATCTGGCTGAGGTCGCGCTCGTCCTTGGCCGCCTGGAGCCCGTTGAACTGCGCGTTCAGCACGCCCTCCCTGGCCGCCAGCGTCGTCAGGTGCTCCTCGATGGTGCGCCGCTTCCGGTTGATCTCCCCGTCCGAGATGTCGTACAGCTCTCGTTCGCGCTCGTCCAGAGCCAGTCGGATGCCGTCGAAGACGGACCTGTGTCGGTGGGTTTGGGGTTTTCGGttttggggtttggtttggtttggtttggtttggtggtggagaaggcgggtggggtgggagcgtgggggtggggggtggggggggggggaggaattcagaaaaaaatgttattatgaGAATTATTAATCgagtacgatgatgatgattattattatgatggtggtggtggtgatgatgacgatgatgatgatgactatgataataatgatgataaatgtgtgtgtgtttgtgtttgtttgtgtgtgtgtgtgtgtgtgtgtgtgtgtgtgtgtgtgtgtgtgtgtgtgtgtgtgtgtgtgtgtgtgtatgtgcctgtgtatgcGTTCCTGAATGTGTGAATATGTTCATGCATGCTTGCGcgcacttgcaaaaaaaaaaaaaaaaaaaaaaaaaaaaaaaaaaaaaagaggaggaggccaacaagaagaagaagaagatgaaagagaagaaaatagcAGTCCTGGCATCCATTTGTGTGAAACAGGAAGGCCGGCCTGCGTGACCTTTTCACATGACAccggctggaggggggggggggggtgagatggcGGAGCTTTTAGCCCCTTGTTGGTTGCTAAGCACTGCCTGTTCTCCTTTCCactctgactgactctctctctctctctgtctcccttgatAGCTCTTGGTATGCATGTGTCTCTCTAGgtttgtctctgtccccccccccctcctcctctctctctctcactgtcactcgccctgccccgccccctctgtcttgtctgtccaaaGCCCTTGCttttctccaaccccccccccccccccccctttatctctcCCTTGATAGCTCTCGGTAtgcatgcctttctgtctgtctctcttggtctgtttctgccccccacacccccatccctcctcccccgtctctctctctctctctccgtcactgtttctccccctctgtccgtctgtctgtctgtatctccccccccctctctctctctctcactcttgatAGCTGTCGGTATGCAtgccttcccgtctgtctgtctgtctctcagtcactgATTCCCTCCGTCTGaacgtctgtatctctctcactttccgtCACTgattcccctgtctctccctctctctctcccccccctctctgtcactcactcatgtgtgtgtgtgtgtgtgtgtgtgtgtgtgtgtgtgtgtgatctttcccGAGAAAATCCTCTCAGTCAAGTATTATCATCAGACACAAGCAAACATCGACTAACCCAATCCTCTCTCAGCTATCCTCCACGAAagccttctccacacacacacacacacacacacacacacacacacacacacacacacacacacacacacacattatatctatctgtatgtatgtatgtataaactaTTCATATCAACAACCCCCAACAACCCTACAAATCGCCCAACAAACACTCCACCAGCACCAACTCAAACTCAGACTCAactcccaacccacacccacctgaTGCTGTCAGTCAGGTCCCGCTGGATGAGGTCCACGGTCTCGGCAGCCTCCTCCAGGGCCTGTCTCTGGACGGCCAGGTCGGCCTTCTGGCCCTTGATGTCGTCCATGGTCTGGTCCAGGATGGGCGTGTACTTGAGCAGGGCCTCCTCCACGTTGATCACCACGTGGCCCTTCAGCTCCTTGTGATCGATCACTGTGCAGTCGCAGCAGACGGGCTGGATGCAGGGCTCGCAGAAGAAGTTGAGCGGCTGCATCTGGTGCTTGGAGCAGTACTGCACGTCGTTGCGGCCCGTGTCCTTCACGAAGGTCAGCAGCTCCATGATGGTGTGGTCGTTTGGCAGCCGCCGCAGCTCCGCCTCCGAGGTGATGAGCCCGTCGCGGCACGTCGGGCACTGGATCTTCACCGCCATGGGCATGCCGCGGAAGGCCGAGGTCAGCGACTGGCGGAACTCACCCTCCACCCGGAACATCTGTTCACAGtacgggggtgggtgtgggtgtgggggtggggtggtaggggatgaTTGCCGAGATGTTAGTtatttcctctttgttttcttttttttcttcttcttcttcactaccaccaccaccaccgccatcatcatccatccatccatcatcttcaatcattatcatcatcatcatccatccatccatccttacaTCCATCCAACATCTTCAATCATTTTTGCTttaaaccatcatcatcgtcaacatcgtccatcatccatccagtatcattttcatcatcatcatcatcatcatcatcatcgtcgtcgtcgtcgtcgtccatcatcattatcatcatcatctatccaTCCCTCCAATATCCTCAATCATTTttgcttttcatcatcatcatcatcatcatcatcatcatcaccaccaccaccaccaccaccaccaccatcatcatcaagatcatcatcatttcttcttcttcaaccatgatcatcatcatccatccaacATCTTCAGTCATCTTTGcttttcatcatcataataatcagcaccatgatcatcatcatccatccaaAATCTTCAaacatcttttcttttcctcctttttctttctttctttctttcttttctttttttttttaacccccaggCATCCTATGTCAAATTATCGCTCACAGATTCTGTGGAACTGTTCCCTGAATGAACATTCACGGCGATTAAACACAAGAATCTTGAAGCGCCCCAACTTCCCGTACCCACCACGCCCCTTTTTCTCTttactccctccctcaccctcccaacAACCCCACCTGACAGAGGCAGTCGAGGCAGAAGGTGTGGTGGCAGGGCAGCATCTTGGGCAGCTTGTCCTTGTCGTTGTAGGCCTCCCTGCAGATGAGGCACTTGAGGAACGTCTCCTCGAACCGCTCCTCGTCGAAGATCAGGTTGCGACGCCTCTGCTTGTCCAGCTCcctcagctgctgctgctgggacAGGGTCTGGCCGTCCATGGTTTGGGCTGAAAATGACGAGGGAAGATGACGGGGGTGGGGTTAACAAgagatggtatggatacttatgtacttatttagcgcctgtcctcggtcgaagaccacgctctgagcactttacaaacacgggagtcatttgcacaacaggctgcctacccgatGAAAAGAaatatggaggaggaggggaaaatgaaaaattgggggtaggggggtgtgggggggggggggaggaatgggaagAAGGTAAAGAGGAGCAAAGACGAGGAGGAAttaggaggaggcagaggaggagagggagaaagaggaggaggaggatttggaggaggcagagggggagagggagaaagaggaggaggaagaagaggaggaggaattaggAGGAGGcagacggggggagagggagctCAGAAAGAATACAAAGAGGAgcaaagaggaggggagggatgggtgatgatgaggagTGGGACTTaggaggaggcagagggggagatggataaggaggagaggaaagaggaggaagagggggaggaggaagagggggagatgataagaggagaggaaagggggaggagaggaagagagaggaagagggggggaggagaagagggagatggatagggagagagaagagggggagggaggaggaggaagagagagaagagggggggaggaggaagaggagaattgataaggaggaggaggaagagggaggtgaggaagagaggaggaagagggggggagagaagagggagattgaaggaggaaagagaggaagaggggggagaggaaaagggggaggaggaaaaaagaggggggagatgataagaggaggaggaagaggaaagagaaaagggaggaaaagagggagatgGATTAAGAGGTGTATAGGGCGATGAAGAGGGAGAGGATAAAAGATGAGGGGGTATGGataaggaggagaggaagagggggggaggagaaagagggggggagaggagaagtgtGATGgataaggaaggaagaggggggagatgaGATGGAAttggaaaaagagggggaggaattGTAGTGAGGTGAATTTGGTGAAGATTGATAGGGAGATGGATATAGGTGTTAATTGGTGTAGAGGAGTGGAGAAATTAAGATGAGTTTCTTCACGATATAGTTTCGTTCCAATGACCGTTTTTTCCACTTTACGAGCaaacaaaatcagagagagagagagagagagagagagagagagagagagagagagagagaggagagacagatagagacagagacagaaacggagacagagtcagtgagacagagagactcagagacacaaaagatacagagacacaggggtAGAATGCGAGGGAAGGACCAGGatatgtattgtttttttttttcttcagacgtGCGGATTTATTACTTTCCTTGCGCGGGTGTTACCACAGAATCTacctgtgatctgtgtgtgtgtgtgtgtgtgctgtctgactCAAGTGTTCTGCGCGCGCAGTGGGGTGTGTGCGTCGCTGTGTGTGGAATGCTTGGGTGAATGGGTCGTTGACTGGATTGTATgagctgtgtttgtgtatgattatggtttattcatctgtttgaaTTTCTCACTACTCAAGTGGAGAGAtgcgtttaaacacacacacacatgcacacacacacacgcacacacacacacacacacacacacacacagacacacacacacacacagacacacacacagacacacacacacagacacacacatagacacacacatagacacacacacacacagacacacacatagacacacacacacacacacacacacacacacacacacacacacacacacgctcattttCGTGGTTGGATGGGTGGTGTTTTTCATGAGCGTTGGGGGtatggtgtcgtggtggtggtggtggtggtggtgtttgtgcgtgcgcgcgcgcatgtgtgtgtgtgtgtgtgtgtttgcttgtgtgcgcacgcacgtatgtgtgtatatttgtgcgtgcgtgcgtgcgtgcgtgcgagcgtgtgtgtgtgtgtgtgtgtgtgtgtgtgtgtgtgtgtgtgtgtgtgtttgtgagtgtgtgtgtgtgtggcctaatGTTCTGTTTATCTATATGCGCATGACCGCAGCGTGTCTGTTTACATACCACAAAAAGCAATCCATTTTGTTTGTCCAACACCATTCACAGCCTTCAGGGTTTTCCGGTTACAacatctgcaccccccccccccccccgccaaccccctacTGATCTCTTCAAGTCGGACCTCAAAGCACATTCCTTTAGTCCCACTCTTTCCCACTCCTAcgcacacaacctcccccccacaccccccacaccagcCGATACAAAGCATCATGATTACAGGTTTCTTTACTCACTCCATCAACGCACAGTTTGTTTAAAAACGAATTAACAAGGTGCAGAGGGTGGTAATCCTTGTGAGcaaatctttttttgtgtgtgtgacgagggAGGGAAGgcagataggtgtgtgtgtgtgtgtgtgtgtgtgtgtgtgtgtgtgtgtgaggggtggggcggggaggggggtggaggagcggGCGTGATTAATGAGTATGTTATTGCACGCATTTACATCGACtgacaaaaaaagagtgaaaCCATGGTGCTTCAttgaaaggaaaggagagagagagagagagagaggggcagggagagacagacacagagcaacagaTGGAGAGCTTATCTGCAGTTAATGACTAGTTTTCTTTCTGCATAAAGCATTtataccatcacccccaccatcaccaccaccaccgtcaccaccaataCAACAACTACCACTGCGCTAAGTATTCCAAACCAAAAGACAGATCAAAACTCcataaaatatacaaaacaatacGAACTGAGGAACAGCCAGCGTTACACAAcaacactcagtttcagtttctcaaggaggcgtcactgcgttcggacaaatccatatacgctacaccacatctgctaggcagatgcctgacagcaccataacccaacgcgcttatcaggccttgagtgcatgcttacgtatttgtgtatttgtatttgtatttctttttatcacaacagatttctctgtgtgaaattcgggctgctctccccagggagagcgcgtcgctacactacagcgccaaccatttttttttgtattttttcctgcgtgcagttttatttgtttttcctatcgaagtggatttttctacagaattttgccaggaacaacccctttgttgccgtgggttcttttacgtgcgctaagtgcatgctgcacacgggacctcggtttatcgtctcatccgaatgactagcgtccagaccaccactcaaggtctagtggagggggagaaaatatcggcggctgagccgtgattcgaaccagcgcgctcaaattctctcgcttcctaggcggacgcgttacccctaggccatcactacacccctatcggagtggatttatTTTGATATAATTAACAAGACCAACGCAAATCTTCTCACACGAGAACTCCCACACAATACTTTTCA is a window of Babylonia areolata isolate BAREFJ2019XMU chromosome 5, ASM4173473v1, whole genome shotgun sequence DNA encoding:
- the LOC143282538 gene encoding tripartite motif-containing protein 59-like; this encodes MDGQTLSQQQQLRELDKQRRRNLIFDEERFEETFLKCLICREAYNDKDKLPKMLPCHHTFCLDCLCQMFRVEGEFRQSLTSAFRGMPMAVKIQCPTCRDGLITSEAELRRLPNDHTIMELLTFVKDTGRNDVQYCSKHQMQPLNFFCEPCIQPVCCDCTVIDHKELKGHVVINVEEALLKYTPILDQTMDDIKGQKADLAVQRQALEEAAETVDLIQRDLTDSIRSVFDGIRLALDERERELYDISDGEINRKRRTIEEHLTTLAAREGVLNAQFNGLQAAKDERDLSQMFTGHQGAREVLRQEVQVPAESAVKDFNVTFQFNARHEANVRQQVGSLGNILFQS